The sequence below is a genomic window from Bacillus sp. (in: firmicutes).
ATATGTTATTTCACGCGGATCTGCTTCTAAAGATTTCAGACCGTAAAAATAAAACAGTGCGGCCATTAGCATAAGTAGGAGCATAAAATTCAGGAGCCATTTGCTTCGCAACAACAGACGTAATTCATATCCAGTCATCGAGTACAGCGTCTGAAATAATTTCATTTGTAATCATCCCTTTATTTCATGTCATGTTCTGTATCATGCCCATTATTATGTCCAGCGTCCTTTAGTTCTTGTACATCTGCTTTTAGTACCTCGTCTGGAGTGTACAATTCGCCGCCATTCTCAGCTTGGAATGTTTTTGCATCTTCTGAAGAGGAGAAAGCCACAAATCCGTAATTCATCGGTGAATCAATTTTACTACCTTGAATAAAAGTAGCTTCATTCATATCAATCCACTCCGTTGTCTTGTAATCATGTACAAAAATATTCGTGGTCTGTTCTAGATTGTCTTTTAAAAAGACGACCATGCAGCCGATATCGTCAAACTTTTTTGGTGTACCGTCCTTCATGATTACCTCACTTGAAGCTTGAAGATTTTGTATCCCCATATGACACTCATCACAGCTATCAACGCCTAGATCAATAGGTTGGGGCTCAAAAGTACTTTTAGAAGAGCAGCCAACTAAAATTGTAAATAAAATCATAACAAGTACTGAAAGATTACGCATCATTTTTCATTCTCCTTGTCATCCATAAAATTAAGAAACTAAGTGACATAAACGATAAGAAAAATCCACCTTTTTTCACGTTTACGGCACTGTTCACTTCACTAAGATTCTGTTCGTTTGTATTCATTTTTTCAAACTCGGGCTCAATGACTACTGGCATTTGAATTGGATATTCATCAACAATGAACTGTTTTGATGGAATAGGTACAAATTGTTCGATCGTATTCCATAAGCGAACAGCTGGGCTACCTGAGAATAATTGTAAATAAGGTTGGCTAGTTGTTAAATGATAGAAAACGTCACCGCTTTTATAAGCATATGCATTTGTTTCATCACGATTATATTGCTGTAGTTGTGCTGGGTTAGATGTACAAACAGAAGCATATATAGTTGGTTCGTTGCGATCCATCTTTAAGTGGTACTGGTCATCCCAATAGTTGCCGAAGCCGTCACGGCTAAACACATTCTCGTTTTTTTTGTCAGTGATGATTTGCTCGTTGTTATTAAGAAAATTATTTAAATAAATTTGATTCTCATCAGAGTCTTTGCCAATTTCCATTCCTTTATCATTTTCATCAAACTCATTGAATGTAATCGTATTTCTAATCCCATTTTCAAAGTAGATGCCTTTATTATTTTTTTTAATAATATTTGTTAAAATTGTAGAATCAAAGGTATCAAATAAAAAGATACCCGCTCCTTCAACTGTTGTATTCGCATAGAGGTAATTTTCTTTGATTAAAACGCGCTTGCTTTGCATAATCATTAAGCCATTGCGGTTTTGTGTCGCTTCGTTTTGATAAATTACTACATCCACTGAATCCATCGTATGAATTCCATATCTTGTTTTTGAAACTATATTTCTGCTAATTTCACTTGAATTTGAATACGATAAATAAATGCCATCATTTGTATTAAAAATAGTATTATTTCCAATAATGGAATGGGGTGCTTCTATTAAATAAATACCATGACCTTTATGAAGATTTTTATCAAGATAACTTGTTATGGCGTTATGCTCTATTTGATGGCCATAGCTCTTTTTGACTACAATTCCATGAAAGACGTTATAGAGCTTATTATTTTTAAGAACACTTCGATTTCCGTTTACATGAATTCCAGCGTTTTGTGAACCGCTGCCTTCAATTTGCAAGTTTTCAATTGTCACATCATCGGCATTTACTGTAATTACATCGCCTTTGTTTGGCCCAATAATTGTAGCCCCTTCTTCCCCTTTAATAGTCATCGGCATGTTTACTGTAAAATTCCCTTTATATATCCCTTCTTTTATTGTCACAGTGTCATGTTCTACTGCTGTTTCTAGCACAGTTTGCAATTGATGTTCATTGTTGACAATGAACTCTTCAGCCGAAGCTGGACTACTGAAAAAGAATATAGCAAGTAATAATAAAAAGTATGTTTGCCATTTCATGACAACGGACTCCTTTTAAGAAGGCGCCCTACATAATTTGAAGAGCGCCGTTTTTAAAGTTTTATTTAGTGACTCATAACTGCCTTGTCATCGTCTAATCCATCTTCAGTAACTTTAAGGATGGCAGCTGCTCCTTTTTGAACATGATTAAATTGATGAGTAACGATTGAGTAGCTTCCTACTTCGGTCACTGTAAATTCGACAACAACACCGCCACTAGCTGGTACTAACACAGTTTGCATGCCTTTCAAATGGTTGTTTGGTGCAGGGTTTCCATCGAGATAAATATCATCGAAAACGGTTCCAACTACATGGAAGGAGCTCACTTCGTTTGGACCAACATTATTAAAATAAATTCTTACACGGTCGCCAACTTTAGCAAGTAAAGGTTTCTCTTTTAAAGTAAAGGTATCGCCGTTTGTATTACGGTCCCCGTCTTTTAACGCTTTTGTAGAGAAAACAACTTGGCTAGGTTCACCGTTAGCAAAGTCATTTAAATCGTTATATTTATACCACTCGTTTTGAATAATTAGGAATTCACGGTCAATTTGATTATCTGTTGGATAGCCATTTTTCGGTTTTACGATAATCGTTCCGTGCATACCATTCGCGATATGGGAAAGAACAGGTGCAGTTCCACAATGGTACATAAACACGCCAGGATTATTAGCTGGATAAGTGAATGTTCCAGCTTCATTAGGTTGAACATTTGTAAAGCTTTTCGATGGTGCAGCGTGTACGGCATGGAAATCCATGCTGTGCGGGATTGCTGGGTCCATATTTTTTAAAGTGAAGTTGATGACATCACCTTCATTTACAATAACGACCGGACCAGGTGCTTGGCCGTTAAATGTCCATGCTTTATAAATATTTCCTTTATCAATTTCAATATCTGTAATTTGTGAAGTCATTTCTACATTCACTTCATGCTCGCCAACCCTCTCCACTTTTAGTGGGATTGGTTCTTGATTTAGCCCTTGATGTGGTTGAATTACTTGAGATTCTGGTGGCGCTGCATCTACATTAACTTTTGGTTCTTTGTCTTGTTTGGCAACATCTTGGGAGCCACATGCTGATAAAATTGACATTCCTAACATTGTGCTTACAATAATTCCAGTTACCTTTTTCATTGTTTGTACCCTCCATTTTTTTAAAATGATAATTTTAGATGTAACTTTAACGAAAGCTTAAGGTTGTGAAATACATCACAAGTGGAATTGCATACATAAGGAAATTATTTTTTCAGCCCCCTCTTTCGCTGCAAACATATGGTTTCCATAACTTATGTGCAAAATATTGCACAAAAACTATACTAATAATATATAACTTAACTACTATAGAAATCGTGATAAACGTCACAAACTCCCCCTAAGATTTGAATAGTTTTTGAATATTTTGTGATAGAATTGTGTACAAAAAAAGTAATGCCCCCGATTGGTACTAACCTACTTTCCCTATAGGTACCTGACCTCACATATTGATGCTATAATTGTAGAGTGAAAATTTGAACGGAAAAAACGGCAGGAGAAAGCTGAATTGCTGATGGTTTGAATTCAATGGAGGATTTTGCAAGTAGACTAAAGTATTTAGAGGCTGTGTTAAAAAACGCAAAAACTAGAAAGGGAAAAAATGTGGTAACGTTCTCTACTTTTCACAGTGCAAAGGGGCTAGAGTTTGAGCACGTTTTTATGGTTGACTTAATAGATGGAATCCTTCCCTCATCGGACGAATATAGAAGTGGAACGGCAGGTGCCAATGCAATGGACGAGGCGACCCGCTTGTTCTATGTCGGAATGACACGGGCGAAAAAACACCTAGAGTTGATTGGATATAGGGAAAGAGATGGGGAAAAAGTGCAGGAATCCTCCTTTGTTTCTTATGTTAAAAGTATTTTGAGTCCGCCAGCTGAAAGGGTGAAAGTAGATAAAGATGTAGTTCATGTCGAAGTCAAAAAGAAAGTTAGAGTTGGAACTACGACCATCCCTTATAATCCTAATGCTATTAGGGAACAGGGCGAATTGCAAAAAGGTAAGCTAATTAAGCATCGGGTTTTTGGGCGCGG
It includes:
- a CDS encoding nitrous oxidase accessory protein NosD, with translation MKWQTYFLLLLAIFFFSSPASAEEFIVNNEHQLQTVLETAVEHDTVTIKEGIYKGNFTVNMPMTIKGEEGATIIGPNKGDVITVNADDVTIENLQIEGSGSQNAGIHVNGNRSVLKNNKLYNVFHGIVVKKSYGHQIEHNAITSYLDKNLHKGHGIYLIEAPHSIIGNNTIFNTNDGIYLSYSNSSEISRNIVSKTRYGIHTMDSVDVVIYQNEATQNRNGLMIMQSKRVLIKENYLYANTTVEGAGIFLFDTFDSTILTNIIKKNNKGIYFENGIRNTITFNEFDENDKGMEIGKDSDENQIYLNNFLNNNEQIITDKKNENVFSRDGFGNYWDDQYHLKMDRNEPTIYASVCTSNPAQLQQYNRDETNAYAYKSGDVFYHLTTSQPYLQLFSGSPAVRLWNTIEQFVPIPSKQFIVDEYPIQMPVVIEPEFEKMNTNEQNLSEVNSAVNVKKGGFFLSFMSLSFLILWMTRRMKNDA
- a CDS encoding ATP-binding domain-containing protein, which gives rise to MEDFASRLKYLEAVLKNAKTRKGKNVVTFSTFHSAKGLEFEHVFMVDLIDGILPSSDEYRSGTAGANAMDEATRLFYVGMTRAKKHLELIGYRERDGEKVQESSFVSYVKSILSPPAERVKVDKDVVHVEVKKKVRVGTTTIPYNPNAIREQGELQKGKLIKHRVFGRGEIVKLSEDLIEVRFQAGVKNLAVQTCLEMGLLEPV
- a CDS encoding multicopper oxidase domain-containing protein, which gives rise to MKKVTGIIVSTMLGMSILSACGSQDVAKQDKEPKVNVDAAPPESQVIQPHQGLNQEPIPLKVERVGEHEVNVEMTSQITDIEIDKGNIYKAWTFNGQAPGPVVIVNEGDVINFTLKNMDPAIPHSMDFHAVHAAPSKSFTNVQPNEAGTFTYPANNPGVFMYHCGTAPVLSHIANGMHGTIIVKPKNGYPTDNQIDREFLIIQNEWYKYNDLNDFANGEPSQVVFSTKALKDGDRNTNGDTFTLKEKPLLAKVGDRVRIYFNNVGPNEVSSFHVVGTVFDDIYLDGNPAPNNHLKGMQTVLVPASGGVVVEFTVTEVGSYSIVTHQFNHVQKGAAAILKVTEDGLDDDKAVMSH